Within the Balaenoptera acutorostrata chromosome 10, mBalAcu1.1, whole genome shotgun sequence genome, the region acttccttttccttctctgctttccCTCTGGCCCTACCAGTAAGGGAAGCCGTAGCTGTATTTCTTGTTACTTCCAAAAGGACCATCCACCTCAAGGAGAAGATCCCTCAGAGGGAAAGAGCTCCTGAGGTTGTCTCCAGCAACATAGATGACAGCTTCAGGCTTCCTTCTCTCCTTGTAAATGAAACCCACTGAGCCTGGCTGATGCAACCCAAGTTCTTTAGGGTCTTCACAAGATCCCGGCGGAACCTCTCACCCACAAAAACGTAGAGAACAGGGTTCAGGCAACTGTGGAGAAAGGCGATGGTTTGAGTGACCTGGAAGCTGATGTCAATGTTGGTGGAGACAGCACAGCTGGAGATGAACGTGCTGTAGGCATCGATGGTCTGCACCAGCAGAACGCAGTTATGGGGGAACTGGGATAGGACGAAGACAGTGAGCACAGTGATGGTCACCTTCAGGGCCTTGTGCTTGGATGACTTCTTGGCTTGTTTCAGGGTGTGAATGATGATGGTATAGCAGCAAGCCATGACCACAAAAGGGAGGAAGAACCCCAGGATGACTTTCAGAGTCAACACAGCTGACTTCAGTTTGGTACTCTCGTCACTGGGGTAAACCATGGTGCAGATAGCAATCCCATACTCCTTCTTGACTTGGCTGTACAGGAGTTCCGGGATGCAGAGTGCGGCTGCCATCAGCCAGACAGTAAAGCAGaccattttgctgtacagaagcctTTTCTGCCTCCACATCTGCGCTCTCGTGGCCTGAGCAATGGCGATGTACCTGTCCACGCTGATGCACGTGATCAGCAGCACACAACTGTAAAAGTTCATCTTGTACATGCTGTTGACCAGTCTACACATGAAGGTCTGGAATTTCCACTGGTCAGCGGCGGCAATGGCCCAGAAGGGAAGGGTGACAAGAAAGAGAAGGTCAGCGATTGCCAAATTCAAAAGGAACATGTCAGTCATGGTCTTCACCCTCGTGCAGTACCAGTAGACAAGGATGACCAGACTGTTGCCCAAGGACCCCACGATGAACACGAGCCAGTAGAAGGGTGGAAGGAAGTAGCTTGCGAACTGCCTGACGTGGTTTTTCTTAC harbors:
- the CCR9 gene encoding C-C chemokine receptor type 9, giving the protein MVPTEVTSLIPNMADDYSYDTTSSMEDYGNFNITDLFCKKNHVRQFASYFLPPFYWLVFIVGSLGNSLVILVYWYCTRVKTMTDMFLLNLAIADLLFLVTLPFWAIAAADQWKFQTFMCRLVNSMYKMNFYSCVLLITCISVDRYIAIAQATRAQMWRQKRLLYSKMVCFTVWLMAAALCIPELLYSQVKKEYGIAICTMVYPSDESTKLKSAVLTLKVILGFFLPFVVMACCYTIIIHTLKQAKKSSKHKALKVTITVLTVFVLSQFPHNCVLLVQTIDAYSTFISSCAVSTNIDISFQVTQTIAFLHSCLNPVLYVFVGERFRRDLVKTLKNLGCISQAQWVSFTRREGSLKLSSMLLETTSGALSL